From Deferrisoma camini S3R1, the proteins below share one genomic window:
- a CDS encoding ABC transporter ATP-binding protein, producing the protein MSGTGPILELRNVSMHFGGIRAVENVSFRVEPGEVVGIIGPNGSGKTTLINCITGFLKPTRGKVLFHGRDITGMPAHKVAQLGITRTFQIMRPYHSLPAYKNLVVPLCSPRARRTGGWRGGGRHGDRDTVALDILEELGFERDSRVPFQAAGTLPTGYLKRLELGRCLALSPEVLICDEVFSGLSASEIASLVPLIRKINEQGLTILMIEHRLRELFQVARRVVALSYGEKITEGPPEEVTAHPKVREAYLGSEEEGC; encoded by the coding sequence ATGAGCGGAACCGGTCCGATCCTGGAGCTGCGCAACGTGTCCATGCACTTCGGCGGTATCCGGGCGGTGGAGAACGTGAGCTTTCGGGTGGAGCCCGGAGAGGTGGTGGGCATCATCGGCCCCAACGGGTCGGGCAAGACCACCCTGATCAACTGCATCACCGGGTTCCTGAAACCCACCCGGGGCAAGGTGCTGTTCCACGGCCGCGACATCACAGGCATGCCGGCCCACAAGGTGGCCCAGCTCGGCATCACCCGCACGTTCCAGATCATGCGGCCGTACCACTCCCTGCCGGCCTACAAGAACCTGGTGGTGCCTCTGTGCTCGCCCCGGGCCCGCCGCACCGGCGGGTGGCGGGGCGGGGGCCGGCACGGCGACCGCGACACCGTGGCCCTCGACATCCTGGAGGAGCTGGGGTTCGAGCGGGACTCCCGGGTGCCCTTTCAGGCGGCCGGCACCCTGCCCACCGGGTACCTGAAGCGCCTGGAGCTGGGCCGGTGCCTGGCCCTGAGCCCCGAGGTGCTGATCTGCGACGAGGTGTTCTCGGGCCTGTCGGCCAGCGAGATCGCGAGCCTGGTGCCCCTGATCCGCAAGATCAACGAGCAGGGGCTCACGATCCTGATGATCGAGCACCGGCTGCGCGAGCTGTTCCAGGTGGCCCGGAGGGTGGTGGCCCTGTCGTACGGCGAGAAGATCACCGAAGGCCCGCCCGAGGAGGTGACGGCCCACCCCAAGGTGCGCGAGGCCTACCTGGGGTCGGAGGAAGAGGGATGCTAG
- a CDS encoding ABC transporter ATP-binding protein, which translates to MLEVRELLVFYENMLALNNLTLRCAQGQVVGVFGANSAGKSTLMYAVSGILLDIAYKEKVRGGERITQFGEILYEGEPVGHLKAFQRARRGLVLCPERRRLFPECTVIENLKIGGYLATRAQVKETLEFVLELFPRLQDLRRRQAGFLSGGEQQMVAIGRALMAQPRLLLLDEPLLGLAPSIQHDVMQAVPKIRSERGVTVVVAEQYARPVLPYVDYAYIVENGSTVLEGTRQELLDNPDVRAAYLGGMG; encoded by the coding sequence ATGCTAGAGGTCCGGGAACTGCTGGTGTTCTACGAGAACATGCTGGCCCTCAACAACCTCACCCTCCGGTGCGCCCAGGGCCAGGTGGTGGGCGTGTTCGGGGCGAACAGCGCCGGCAAGTCCACCCTGATGTACGCCGTGAGCGGCATCCTCTTGGACATCGCCTACAAAGAGAAGGTGCGCGGGGGCGAGCGGATCACCCAGTTCGGCGAGATCCTCTACGAGGGCGAGCCGGTGGGGCACCTCAAGGCGTTCCAGCGGGCCCGGCGGGGCCTGGTGCTGTGCCCGGAGCGGCGCCGGCTGTTCCCCGAGTGCACCGTGATCGAGAACCTGAAGATCGGGGGGTACCTGGCCACCCGGGCCCAGGTGAAGGAGACCCTGGAGTTCGTGCTGGAGCTGTTCCCCCGGCTCCAGGATCTGCGGCGGCGCCAGGCCGGGTTCCTGAGCGGGGGCGAGCAGCAGATGGTGGCGATCGGCCGGGCGCTCATGGCCCAGCCCAGGCTGCTGCTCCTGGACGAGCCCCTCCTGGGGCTCGCGCCCTCCATCCAGCACGACGTGATGCAGGCGGTGCCCAAGATCCGGTCGGAGCGGGGGGTCACGGTGGTCGTGGCCGAGCAGTACGCACGGCCGGTGCTGCCGTACGTGGACTACGCCTACATCGTGGAGAACGGCTCCACCGTGCTCGAGGGCACCCGGCAGGAGCTGCTGGACAACCCCGACGTGCGCGCCGCCTACCTCGGGGGCATGGGGTAA
- a CDS encoding class I adenylate-forming enzyme family protein has protein sequence MNDERLYTLEGLRIPEEGGGEYTYTRFFRMAERYLGRTALVYLGTRYTYRWLREAVERFATALARLGVGPQDRVMLYLANCPQWVVANFAVQRIGAVVVPVSPIYTAHELQYLVEDAGVETVICQDTNFGYVQEVLERTGLQRIVVTNLTELLPRWKTAVGHLLDRIPRGRVAWGEAVHRFGELLRRTPPSPPEVEVDPWRDLAYIMYTGGTTGFPKGVPGNHATEVGYIRDVMEEVLAPGIEQGTDRIIMVNPLYHIMAKGFLIATTLNYGNTAVLMPVPHVDAVLREIERHRVRWFLGVPALYRMILEHDRVDQYRLDSLRYCFCGGDVLPREVFNRWRERTGVAIRQVYGATEVGHVAYGRLDEEPEPDVIGRPLRSYRCRVVDPETLEPVPRGEVGELLVTSDFTIKSYWNKPVETEKAYVELDGEIFYRMGDFVSESEHGHLRFMERTADVIKYKGYRVSASEVEAVLQDHPTVVGACVVGVEDPKVGERIKAIVVLKHDAKGVAGTELRKWCKERLAPYKVPHYIEFRDMLPKSKVGKLLRREVREEERRKAQGA, from the coding sequence ATGAACGACGAACGCCTGTACACGCTGGAAGGTCTCAGGATTCCCGAGGAGGGGGGCGGGGAGTACACGTACACCCGGTTCTTCCGGATGGCCGAGCGCTACCTGGGCCGGACGGCCCTGGTGTACCTGGGCACCCGGTACACCTACCGGTGGCTGCGCGAGGCCGTGGAGCGGTTCGCCACGGCCCTGGCCCGGCTGGGGGTGGGGCCCCAGGACCGGGTCATGCTGTACCTGGCCAACTGCCCCCAGTGGGTGGTGGCCAACTTCGCGGTCCAGCGGATCGGGGCCGTGGTGGTGCCGGTGTCGCCCATCTACACGGCCCACGAGCTCCAGTACCTGGTGGAGGACGCCGGGGTGGAGACCGTGATCTGCCAGGACACGAACTTCGGTTACGTGCAGGAGGTGCTCGAGCGCACGGGGCTCCAGCGGATCGTGGTGACCAACCTGACCGAGCTGCTCCCCCGGTGGAAGACCGCGGTGGGCCACCTGCTCGACCGCATCCCCCGGGGCCGGGTGGCCTGGGGCGAGGCCGTGCACCGGTTCGGGGAGCTGCTGCGCCGCACGCCCCCCTCGCCGCCCGAGGTGGAGGTGGACCCCTGGCGGGACCTGGCCTACATCATGTACACGGGCGGCACCACCGGGTTCCCCAAGGGCGTGCCGGGCAACCACGCCACCGAGGTGGGCTACATCCGCGACGTGATGGAGGAGGTGCTGGCCCCGGGCATCGAGCAGGGCACGGACCGCATCATCATGGTCAACCCCCTGTACCACATCATGGCCAAGGGGTTCCTGATCGCCACCACCTTGAACTACGGCAACACCGCGGTGCTCATGCCCGTGCCCCACGTGGACGCCGTGCTGCGGGAGATCGAGCGGCACCGGGTGCGGTGGTTCCTGGGGGTGCCGGCCCTGTACCGCATGATCCTGGAGCACGACCGGGTGGACCAGTACCGGCTCGACTCGCTGCGCTACTGCTTCTGCGGGGGTGACGTGCTGCCCCGCGAGGTGTTCAACCGGTGGCGCGAGCGCACCGGCGTGGCCATCCGGCAGGTCTACGGCGCCACCGAGGTGGGCCACGTGGCCTACGGGCGGCTCGACGAGGAGCCCGAGCCCGACGTGATCGGCCGGCCCCTGCGCTCCTACCGGTGCCGGGTGGTGGACCCCGAGACCCTGGAGCCGGTGCCCCGGGGCGAGGTAGGGGAACTCCTGGTGACCTCGGACTTCACGATCAAGAGCTACTGGAACAAGCCGGTGGAGACCGAGAAGGCCTATGTGGAGCTGGACGGCGAGATCTTCTACCGTATGGGCGACTTCGTGAGCGAGTCGGAGCACGGGCACCTGCGGTTCATGGAGCGCACGGCCGACGTGATCAAGTACAAGGGGTACCGGGTGAGCGCCTCCGAGGTGGAGGCCGTGCTCCAGGACCACCCCACGGTGGTGGGGGCCTGCGTGGTGGGGGTGGAGGACCCCAAGGTGGGCGAGCGGATCAAGGCCATCGTGGTCCTGAAGCACGACGCCAAGGGGGTGGCCGGCACCGAGCTGCGCAAGTGGTGCAAGGAGCGGCTCGCGCCCTACAAGGTGCCCCACTACATCGAGTTCCGCGACATGCTGCCCAAGAGCAAGGTGGGCAAGCTCCTGCGGCGCGAGGTGCGCGAGGAGGAGCGGCGCAAGGCCCAGGGGGCGTAG